One region of Desulfovibrio desulfuricans genomic DNA includes:
- the scfA gene encoding six-cysteine ranthipeptide SCIFF encodes MKHIKTLNTQTLNHTVKKGGCGECQTSCQSACKTSC; translated from the coding sequence ATGAAACATATTAAAACATTAAATACACAGACATTGAATCACACAGTAAAAAAAGGCGGATGCGGCGAGTGCCAGACATCATGCCAGTCAGCATGTAAGACATCTTGTAT